A region from the Ammospiza nelsoni isolate bAmmNel1 chromosome 1, bAmmNel1.pri, whole genome shotgun sequence genome encodes:
- the LOC132077462 gene encoding solute carrier family 22 member 13-like, with amino-acid sequence MSGVGEILKAVGDFGRFQKCLVLLSVIPCLSVAFHQFCQLFMVVEVPHHCDTSWILAVGPNLTEEEQLNLTLPRGPDGHFEQCSMFSPVDWDLDSILAYGLNHTEKCSSGWVYPSEQPPSLLTEFDLVCDRKDLNDIAQAIYMAGLLLGSMIFGPLSDRIGRRPVVLISVFLQGLFGLGIAFVPHFYVYMAFRCVVGASVSGITMTLLALATEWIGVSSRPNAVLTSHCCFAIGQMILAGLSYGIRNWRLLEIAGSALIFAFFFCMGVLPESARWLVTKGRIEEAKKVLQKAAATNKRSLPPELLEQLKPEKEVKSGSFLDLFWKKHLLKVTLIMSCAWFVNSFVYYGLSLNVTNFGLDIYLTQLAFGAVEIPARFACIFTLQRFGRRKTQAVLLVLSGLVCLIITGIPEDQPVATTVLATIGKFAASASFSTSYVYAAELFPTVVRQTGVGLCSVSARVAGILAPLVRLLGQHHRAIPMAVFGSAPVLGGLLCILLPETCGTDLADDTGDGHPPAQVCENATSSSQNGQVKGKGADQDNESTKTTYF; translated from the exons ATGTCAGGTGTTGGGGAAATTTTGAAAGCAGTTGGTGATTTTGGGCGATTCCAGAaatgcctggtgctgctctctgtgatCCCCTGCCTCAGTGTGGCTTTCCACCAGTTTTGCCAGCTTTTCATGGTGGTGGAAGTGCCTCACCACTGTGACACCAGCTGGATCCTCGCCGTGGGCCCCAACCTGACAGAGGAAGAGCAGCTGAACCTCACCCTGCCCCGGGGCCCCGACGGGCACTTTGAGCAGTGCTCCATGTTCTCCCCGGTGGACTGGGACCTGGATTCCATCCTGGCCTATGGGCTGAACCACACTGAGAAGTGCAGCAGTGGCTGGGTGTACCCCTCCGAGCAGCCACCGTCCCTGCTGACCGAG tTTGACCTGGTGTGTGACAGGAAGGACCTCAATGACATTGCCCAGGCCATCTacatggcagggctgctcctgggatCCATGATCTTTGGGCCTCTGAGTGACAG GATCGGCCGCCGCCCGGTCGTTCTGATCTCCGTCTTCCTGCAGGGCTTGTTTGGCCTGGGAATTGCCTTTGTGCCCCATTTCTATGTGTACATGGCCTTCAGGTGTGTGGTGGGGGCCTCCGTGTCAGGGATCACCATGACATTACTGGCCTTAG cTACAGAATGGATCGGTGTCTCCTCCCGGCCAAATGCAGTGCTCACCTCTCACTGCTGCTTTGCCATCGGGCAGATGATTTTGGCTGGTTTGAGTTATGGGATTCGCAACTGGAGGCTGCTGGAAATTGCAGGATCTGCTCTtatatttgcctttttcttctgcatGGG GGTGCTCCCAGAGTCAGCTCGCTGGCTGGTGACCAAGGGCAGAATTGAGGAAGCCAAGAAGGTGCTGCAGAAGGCGGCAGCCACCAACAAGCGCAGCCtcccaccagagctcctggagcag TTGAAGCCTGAGAAAGAGGTCAAGTCTGGAAGTTTCCTGGATCTCTTTTGGAAGAAGCACCTGCTGAAGGTTACTTTAATCATGTCATGTGCCTG GTTTGTGAACAGCTTTGTCTACTACGGGCTGAGTCTGAATGTGACAAATTTTGGCCTGGACATCTACCTGActcagctggcctttggagcagTGGAAATCCCAGCCCGTTTTGCTTGTATCTTCACCCTGCAGAGGTTCGGGAGGAGGAAGACGCAGGCTGTTCTCCTGGTGCTGAGTGGCCTGGTGTGTCTGATCATCACTGGCATCCCTGAAG aCCAGCCCGTGGCAACCACCGTCCTGGCCACCATTGGCAAGTTTGCTGCCTCGGCCTCCTTCTCCACCTCCTACGTCTACGCTGCTGAGCTCTTCCCCACGGTCGTCAG GCAGACGGGCGTGGGGCTGTGCTCCGTGTCGGCGCGGGTGGCCGGGATCCTGGCCCCGCTGGTCcggctgctgggccagcaccaCCGGGCCATCCCCATGGCCGTCTTTGGCAGTGCCCCCGTGCTGggggggctgctctgcatcctGCTGCCCGAGACCTGTGGCACCGACCTGGCAGATGACACAGGGGATGGCCACCCTCCAGCTCAG GTCTGTGAAAAtgccaccagcagctctcagaATGGGCAGGTGAAAGGAAAAGGTGCTGACCAAGACAATGAGAGCACGAAGACCACCTACTTCTAG
- the LOC132080197 gene encoding solute carrier family 22 member 13-like, translated as MAEFGDFLKALGEFGLYQKLLILLLSLPLLLNPFQMVGQVFMVVEVPHHCDTSWILAVGPNLTEEEQLNLTLPRGPDGHFEQCSMFSPVDWDLDSILAYGLNHTEKCSSGWVYPSEQPPSLLTEFDLVCDRAVLNDVSQSIYMAGLLIGAMVFGMLSDRIGRRPVFLICILLQAVFGLATAFVPHFYVFMAFRCVVGAAVSGIMIVVVSLATEWVGVTHRTKALLITHTAFAIGQVSVAGLSYGIRHWRLLEIAGSAPMFALFFYIWVLPESARWLVTKGRIEEAKKVLQKAAATNKRSLPPELLEQLKPEKEVKSGSFLDLFRTKNLLKVTLIMPCVWFADSIVYYGLSLSVTDFGLDIYLTQLAFGAVELPARISCIFLLEWFGRKKVQGILLLLAGTICLILTGIPEEQPVVITVLAVIGKFTATAAFSTSYVYAAELFPTILRQTGVGLCSTMARVAGILAPLIIPLAQYHRAIPKAIFGSIPVLVALFCILLPETRGIDLADDTGNKEPPDEEQKTEVSL; from the exons ATGGCTGAGTTTGGGGACTTTTTAAAGGCTCTGGGGGAGTTTGGGCTCTATCAGAAACTGCtgatcctgctcctctccctcccactCCTTCTCAACCCTTTCCAAATGGTTGGCCAAGTGTTCATGGTGGTGGAAGTGCCTCACCACTGTGACACCAGCTGGATCCTCGCCGTGGGCCCCAACCTGACAGAGGAAGAGCAGCTGAACCTCACCCTGCCCCGGGGCCCCGACGGGCACTTTGAGCAGTGCTCCATGTTCTCCCCGGTGGACTGGGACCTGGATTCCATCCTGGCCTATGGGCTGAACCACACTGAGAAGTGCAGCAGTGGCTGGGTGTACCCCTCCGAGCAGCCACCGTCCCTGCTGACCGAG TTTGACCTGGTGTGTGACAGGGCGGTCCTGAATGATGTCTCCCAGTCCATCTACATGGCTGGCCTTCTCATTGGAGCCATGGTCTTTGGGATGCTGAGTGacag GATAGGCAGGCGGCCAGTCTTTCTCATCTGCATCCTCCTGCAGGCCGTCTTTGGCCtggcaactgcctttgtgccCCACTTCTATGTGTTCATGGCCTTCAGGTGTGTCGTGGGAGCTGCCGTGTCAGGAATTATGATTGTAGTCGTGTCCCTGG CTACAGAATGGGTTGGTGTCACCCACCGGACAAAGGCGCTGCTCATCACTCACACAGCTTTTGCCATCGGGCAGGTGTCAGTGGCTGGTTTGAGTTACGGGATTCGCCACTGGAGGCTGCTGGAGATTGCAGGATCTGCTCCTATGTTTGCCCTTTTCTTCTACATTTG GGTGCTCCCAGAGTCAGCTCGCTGGCTGGTGACCAAGGGCAGAATCGAGGAAGCCAAGAAGGTGCTGCAGAAGGCGGCAGCCACCAACAAGCGCAGCCtcccaccagagctcctggagcag TTGAAGCCTGAGAAAGAGGTCAAGTCTGGAAGTTTCCTGGATCTCTTCAGGACAAAGAACCTGCTGAAGGTGACTTTAATCATGCCGTGTGTCTG GTTTGCAGACAGCATTGTCTACTATGGGCTGAGCCTCAGCGTGACAGATTTTGGCCTGGACATCTACCTGACACAGCTGGCCTTTGGGGCAGTGGAACTTCCAGCTCgaatttcctgcattttcctgctggaatggtttgggaggAAGAAAGTACAGGGcattctcctgctgctggctggcacaATATGCCTCATCCTCACTGGCATCCCTGAAG AACAGCCCGTGGTAATCACTGTCCTGGCTGTCATCGGCAAGTTCACAGCCACGGCTGCTTTTTCCACCTCCTACGTATACGCCGCTGAGCTTTTCCCCACCATCCTCAG gCAGACGGGCGTGGGGCTGTGCTCGACCATGGCGAGGGTGGCCGGGATCCTGGCCCCGCTGATCATTCCCCTGGCCCAGTACCACCGGGCCATCCCCAAAGCCATCTTTGGGAGTATCCCTGTGCTGGTGGCCCTGTTCTGCATCCTGCTGCCCGAGACCCGTGGCATTGACCTGGCAGATGACACAGGGAACAAAGAACCTCCAGATGAG GAGCAGAAAACTGAAGTGTCTCTCTGA
- the LOC132080703 gene encoding solute carrier family 22 member 13-like has protein sequence MAEFGDFLKALGEFGLYQKLLILLLSLPLLLNPFQMVGQVFMVVEVPHHCDTSWILAVGPNLTEEEQLNLTLPRGPDGHFEQCSMFSPVDWDLDSILAYGLNHTEKCSSGWVYPSEQPPSLLTEFDLVCDRAVLNDVSQSIYMAGLLIGAMVFGMLSDRIGRRPVFLICILLQAVFGLATAFVPHFYVFMAFRCVVGAAVSGIMIVVVSLATEWVGVSHRTKALLITHTAAAIGDMLVAGLTYGIRHWRLLEIAGSAPMFALFFYIWVLPESARWLVTKGRIEEAKKVLQKAAATNKRSLPPELLEQLKPEKEVKSGSFLDLFRTKNLLKVTLIMPCVWFADSIVYYGLSLSVTDFGLDIYLTQLAFGAVELPARISCIFLLEWFGRKKVQGILLLLAGTICLILTGIPEDQAVVITVLATIGKFTATAAFSTSYVYTAELFPTILRQTGVGLCSTMARVAGILAPLIIPLAQYHRAIPKAVFGSIPVLVALFCILLPETRGVDLADATGKQQPLDEEQKTEVSL, from the exons ATGGCTGAGTTTGGGGACTTTTTAAAGGCTCTGGGGGAGTTTGGGCTCTATCAGAAACTGCtgatcctgctcctctccctcccactCCTTCTCAACCCTTTCCAAATGGTTGGCCAAGTGTTCATGGTGGTGGAAGTGCCTCACCACTGTGACACCAGCTGGATCCTCGCCGTGGGCCCCAACCTGACAGAGGAAGAGCAGCTGAACCTCACCCTGCCCCGGGGCCCCGACGGGCACTTTGAGCAGTGCTCCATGTTCTCCCCGGTGGACTGGGACCTGGATTCCATCCTGGCCTATGGGCTGAACCACACTGAGAAGTGCAGCAGTGGCTGGGTGTACCCCTCCGAGCAGCCACCGTCCCTGCTGACCGAG TTTGACCTGGTGTGTGACAGGGCGGTCCTGAATGATGTCTCCCAGTCCATCTACATGGCTGGCCTTCTCATTGGAGCCATGGTCTTTGGGATGCTGAGTGacag GATAGGCAGGCGGCCAGTCTTTCTCATCTGCATCCTCCTGCAGGCCGTCTTTGGCCtggcaactgcctttgtgccCCACTTCTATGTGTTCATGGCCTTCAGGTGTGTCGTGGGAGCTGCCGTGTCAGGAATTATGATTGTAGTCGTGTCCCTGG CTACAGAATGGGTTGGTGTCTCCCACCGGACAAAAGCGCTGCTCATCACTCACACGGCTGCCGCTATCGGGGACATGTTGGTGGCTGGTTTGACTTATGGAATTCGCCATTGGAGGCTGCTGGAGATTGCAGGATCTGCTCCTATGTTTGCGCTTTTCTTCTATATTTG GGTGCTCCCAGAGTCAGCTCGCTGGCTGGTGACCAAGGGCAGAATTGAGGAAGCCAAGAAGGTGCTGCAGAAGGCGGCAGCCACCAACAAGCGCAGCCtcccaccagagctcctggagcag TTGAAGCCTGAGAAAGAGGTCAAGTCTGGAAGTTTCCTGGATCTCTTCAGGACAAAGAACCTGCTGAAGGTGACTTTAATCATGCCGTGTGTCTG GTTTGCAGACAGCATTGTCTACTATGGGCTGAGCCTCAGCGTGACAGATTTTGGCCTGGACATCTACCTGACACAGCTGGCCTTTGGGGCAGTGGAACTTCCAGCTCgaatttcctgcattttcctgctggaatggtttgggaggAAGAAAGTGCAGGGcattctcctgctgctggctggcacaATATGCCTCATCCTCACTGGCATCCCTGAAG ACCAGGCCGTGGTAATCACTGTCTTGGCCACCATCGGCAAGTTCACAGCCACGGCCGCTTTCTCCACCTCCTACGTCTACACTGCTGAGCTCTTCCCCACCATCCTCAG gCAGACGGGCGTGGGGCTGTGCTCGACCATGGCGAGGGTGGCCGGGATCCTGGCCCCCCTGATCATTCCCCTGGCCCAGTACCACCGGGCCATCCCCAAAGCGGTCTTtgggagcatccctgtgctggtggcCCTGTTCTGCATCCTGCTGCCCGAGACCCGTGGCGTTGACCTGGCAGATGCCACAGGGAAACAACAACCTCTAGATGAG GAGCAGAAAACCGAAGTGTCTCTCTGA